The following are from one region of the Pirellulaceae bacterium genome:
- a CDS encoding CHAD domain-containing protein, with the protein MSDHEALVDDAAGAVTLRMAVGQLETRLAAFMRCFAAAIESDCRDEEVVHQLRVCARKSSAAIAIFSTLLPRKHVKWIRRQLQRVRRAAGVTRDLDVLIKRYRELADHGGKSKQRARRFLLRLRRRRTAHSSLFKLYARLIDSGKFVRHQQAMLAVLDSQACPEWDQPFRPWSKQRITPILAEFDNAGSSPLVDIAEVHAFRLRTKRLRYSLEVLADALPDSDWNSIKPVMSQLQSIQGEINDLAVARQWLKSIAKSATGKQRRFLHKQRRLARRQLQSALQRLHTTWTPQAAADLKSQIDCITG; encoded by the coding sequence ATGTCAGATCATGAAGCTTTAGTTGACGATGCCGCTGGTGCGGTTACTTTGCGGATGGCTGTCGGGCAGCTTGAAACACGACTGGCTGCCTTCATGAGGTGTTTCGCCGCCGCAATCGAATCGGACTGCCGCGACGAAGAGGTAGTGCACCAGTTGCGCGTCTGTGCGCGAAAATCGTCCGCTGCCATCGCCATATTCTCGACCCTGCTGCCGCGAAAACATGTCAAGTGGATTCGCAGGCAATTGCAACGCGTTCGCCGAGCTGCCGGCGTGACACGCGATTTGGATGTGCTGATCAAACGTTATCGGGAATTGGCTGACCACGGCGGAAAATCTAAACAGCGCGCTCGGCGGTTTCTCCTCAGGCTACGAAGGCGACGAACTGCACACAGTTCTTTGTTCAAATTGTACGCTCGCTTGATTGACTCCGGCAAATTTGTACGACACCAGCAAGCCATGTTAGCCGTTTTGGATAGCCAGGCCTGCCCTGAATGGGATCAACCGTTTCGGCCCTGGTCTAAGCAGCGCATAACGCCGATCCTTGCCGAATTTGACAATGCTGGCAGCTCGCCGCTGGTAGATATTGCCGAAGTGCATGCGTTTCGTCTGAGAACTAAGCGGCTGCGCTACTCGCTAGAAGTGTTGGCCGATGCGCTTCCCGATTCGGATTGGAACTCAATCAAGCCGGTCATGTCCCAGTTGCAGTCCATCCAGGGTGAAATCAACGACCTGGCCGTCGCGCGCCAATGGTTAAAGTCGATCGCCAAGTCGGCCACAGGTAAGCAGCGACGCTTTCTGCATAAACAGCGACGGCTCGCGCGACGGCAACTCCAATCGGCATTGCAACGGCTGCACACAACATGGACACCCCAAGCGGCGGCAGACCTGAAGTCACAGATCGATTGCATCACGGGATGA
- a CDS encoding protein-L-isoaspartate(D-aspartate) O-methyltransferase: MRLKLEGDQAADDARHFARRREAMVRYQLRQRGISNQQVLQSMRTVPRHLFVPAELVDAAYEDRPLPIGFEQTISQPYIVGLMTELVQPQPQHRALEIGTGSGYQAAVLAELVDQVYGIEIVPALADQAAQRLVQLGYDNVTVRYADGYRGWPEQAPFDIIIVAAAPTEIPQPLLDQLAPGGKMVIPIGGASQDLRLVERLADGELRERQVAGVRFVPMTGEAQRRD; encoded by the coding sequence ATGCGGCTGAAATTGGAAGGCGACCAAGCCGCCGATGATGCTCGCCACTTTGCGCGGCGGCGCGAGGCGATGGTCCGCTATCAATTACGGCAGCGCGGCATCAGCAACCAACAAGTGCTGCAATCCATGCGAACAGTGCCGCGACATTTATTTGTCCCGGCGGAGTTGGTCGATGCGGCTTACGAGGATCGACCGTTGCCAATTGGTTTCGAGCAGACGATCTCGCAACCGTACATAGTAGGGCTGATGACCGAATTGGTCCAACCGCAACCCCAGCATCGCGCTCTGGAAATCGGCACCGGCAGTGGTTATCAAGCGGCTGTGTTAGCCGAATTGGTCGACCAGGTGTACGGCATCGAGATCGTGCCTGCCTTAGCGGATCAGGCAGCCCAACGGCTAGTCCAATTGGGGTACGACAACGTCACGGTGCGCTATGCCGACGGCTACCGTGGCTGGCCTGAACAAGCCCCGTTTGATATTATCATCGTGGCTGCCGCGCCTACCGAAATTCCACAGCCCTTGCTGGATCAGTTGGCACCTGGGGGAAAGATGGTTATTCCCATTGGTGGGGCCAGCCAGGATTTAAGGCTGGTGGAACGGCTGGCTGACGGTGAATTACGCGAGCGACAGGTGGCTGGCGTACGCTTCGTTCCCATGACCGGCGAAGCTCAACGGCGGGATTGA
- a CDS encoding TraR/DksA family transcriptional regulator yields MSSHDKLKAQLQAKLQELELRVQRIDSRLSDPGVADWEENAALHSNDEVLTGLGELTEKDIHEIRLALHRIDSGTYGTCVGCGSEIPKARLDALPFASTCVSCAS; encoded by the coding sequence ATGTCTAGTCATGATAAACTCAAAGCTCAATTACAAGCCAAACTGCAGGAATTGGAGCTTCGCGTTCAGCGGATTGACAGTCGGCTGAGCGATCCCGGCGTCGCCGACTGGGAAGAAAATGCAGCGCTGCATAGCAACGACGAAGTCCTGACTGGCCTGGGAGAATTGACCGAGAAGGACATTCACGAGATTCGTTTGGCACTGCACCGCATAGACAGTGGTACCTACGGAACGTGTGTTGGCTGCGGAAGCGAAATACCTAAAGCCAGGCTCGACGCCCTGCCGTTTGCCAGCACCTGCGTGTCTTGCGCAAGTTGA
- a CDS encoding YihY/virulence factor BrkB family protein produces MASRDEVDALSVVGLSRGLSTYVAATGGTVWLALKRWQRDDVFSLSAAVSYYMALSLFPMMLLLTGGLGLAMRYSKLGNDAHQQILAVAAEHCSPSLEAKVRDVLDEFQQQSHANGPIGVLSTLLAAIGVFYQFERAFDKIWRLPPPPKLSWLRTAARLLRRRLSAFFLLAAVGGTIFSVFLTNMAIAGLSRWLSHHHRLAAVLLSSTDSIVTISLNALAFAAVYRWLPKRPVQTRVAIRAGLLVAVVWEVGRQVLSAIVVGNRYTTAYGAIGSFIGLLLWFYWGVALLLFGAEYVYVLSRRHDHKVDHLVQTTDDQNEPPKDSELLEDTRQIPTRRLAA; encoded by the coding sequence TTGGCCAGCCGAGATGAAGTTGATGCATTATCTGTCGTCGGGCTTTCGCGCGGGTTGAGCACCTATGTGGCGGCCACTGGAGGAACGGTTTGGTTAGCGCTAAAGCGCTGGCAGCGTGATGATGTGTTCTCGCTGTCAGCCGCCGTGTCGTACTATATGGCTCTTTCGCTATTCCCCATGATGCTGTTGCTGACCGGCGGACTAGGGTTAGCCATGCGTTATTCTAAATTGGGCAACGACGCGCACCAACAGATACTGGCCGTTGCCGCCGAGCATTGCTCGCCTTCGCTAGAAGCCAAGGTTCGCGATGTGCTGGATGAATTCCAACAACAGTCTCATGCCAACGGCCCCATCGGCGTGCTATCAACATTGCTGGCGGCGATCGGCGTGTTCTATCAATTCGAGCGCGCTTTTGACAAGATTTGGCGGTTGCCCCCACCTCCAAAGTTGAGTTGGCTGCGCACCGCCGCGCGCCTGTTGCGTCGGCGGCTGTCAGCTTTCTTTTTACTGGCAGCCGTTGGAGGCACGATCTTTTCAGTCTTCTTGACCAATATGGCTATTGCGGGGCTGAGTCGCTGGTTGAGCCATCATCATCGCCTGGCCGCAGTGCTGCTTTCGTCGACGGATTCTATTGTAACGATCAGTCTGAACGCATTGGCATTCGCGGCTGTTTACCGATGGTTGCCCAAACGACCTGTGCAGACGCGCGTTGCCATACGAGCCGGACTGTTGGTGGCGGTGGTCTGGGAAGTTGGCCGACAAGTGCTAAGCGCGATCGTTGTTGGCAATCGCTACACAACGGCCTACGGCGCTATCGGCTCATTTATCGGCTTGTTATTGTGGTTCTATTGGGGAGTTGCACTGCTGCTTTTCGGTGCCGAGTACGTCTACGTATTATCTCGACGCCATGATCATAAAGTTGATCATCTGGTACAAACAACCGACGATCAGAATGAGCCCCCCAAGGATTCTGAACTGCTTGAGGATACGCGGCAGATCCCCACTCGGCGACTGGCCGCCTAG
- a CDS encoding lysoplasmalogenase: MTSTHTTSNDRIPLAWLGLWAVLLGGGLVAARTLADPQGATLGTVGRLGSSIVLVTMGVVAWKQVSPSNQRYALLIAIGMFLGTIGDFFNANQLKFVPLKDPTLGAIIAFGIGHIVYMSGLLMLLNRHMPLRPKALVGSVLFWQLFALAGWYVVVYQAPQDSPLMWPALGYTLLLAGTAGLATAAACHQPPLWPLALGAALFLISDLILAVGLFRGSFPYRSEAVWLTYGPGQMLIVVSTWLVDRWRK; this comes from the coding sequence TTGACCAGTACTCACACGACTTCAAATGATCGGATACCACTAGCTTGGCTCGGCTTGTGGGCTGTGCTGTTGGGTGGCGGCTTGGTGGCCGCTCGAACGCTGGCGGACCCGCAGGGTGCGACGCTGGGAACTGTTGGAAGATTGGGCTCGTCGATCGTCCTGGTAACCATGGGCGTGGTCGCCTGGAAACAAGTATCGCCATCCAATCAGCGATATGCGCTGTTGATAGCGATTGGAATGTTTCTGGGCACGATTGGTGATTTTTTTAATGCCAATCAATTGAAGTTTGTGCCACTGAAGGATCCTACGCTGGGGGCCATCATTGCCTTTGGAATAGGTCACATTGTGTATATGAGCGGGCTGCTGATGCTCTTGAACAGGCACATGCCGTTACGCCCCAAGGCCCTGGTGGGAAGCGTGCTTTTTTGGCAATTGTTTGCATTGGCCGGCTGGTACGTGGTGGTCTACCAGGCTCCCCAGGACAGCCCGTTGATGTGGCCTGCTCTGGGCTACACGCTGCTGCTGGCGGGAACGGCTGGTCTGGCGACGGCAGCCGCCTGCCATCAACCTCCACTATGGCCGCTGGCACTGGGCGCAGCGTTGTTTTTGATCAGCGATTTGATCCTAGCGGTCGGGCTGTTTCGCGGATCGTTTCCATATCGCAGCGAAGCGGTATGGTTGACTTATGGTCCCGGCCAAATGCTGATCGTCGTCTCCACATGGCTGGTGGATCGGTGGCGGAAATAG
- the trpA gene encoding tryptophan synthase subunit alpha, translating into MSAVDDCFARLRSQGKKAFLPFVTAGDPSLAVTAQLLQVLQEAGCALAELGIPYSDPIADGPVIQDSYARALNSGIKLREIMQMVSQAKSHLTMPLVSMISYSIIQRIGADKFLDDSLAAGLAGSIVPDLLVEEADDLRQRCRARDYSLIHLVTPTTPPDRMLRIAESSSGFIYFVSVTGITGVRTELPADVVDRVAWLRERTELPICIGFGISRPEHVRLLAPVADGLIVGSAIVRALAEHSDIQQGLAAVRTLVQQLIAALAEYTDL; encoded by the coding sequence ATGTCCGCAGTTGATGATTGTTTTGCTCGCTTGCGAAGTCAAGGCAAAAAGGCGTTTCTGCCTTTTGTCACGGCAGGCGATCCATCGCTGGCCGTCACGGCGCAGCTCCTGCAGGTGCTACAAGAGGCCGGCTGCGCGCTGGCAGAACTGGGAATTCCCTACAGTGATCCAATCGCCGACGGCCCAGTAATTCAAGATTCCTATGCTCGCGCATTGAACTCTGGAATCAAACTGCGCGAGATCATGCAGATGGTCAGTCAGGCAAAGTCGCATCTGACCATGCCGCTAGTATCCATGATCAGCTATTCGATCATCCAGCGTATTGGTGCAGATAAATTTTTGGACGACTCACTGGCCGCCGGGTTGGCCGGTTCAATTGTTCCGGATTTATTGGTCGAGGAGGCCGATGATCTACGCCAGCGGTGTCGCGCTCGCGACTACAGCCTGATTCATCTAGTGACTCCTACCACACCGCCAGACCGGATGTTGCGGATTGCGGAAAGCTCCAGCGGATTTATCTACTTTGTATCAGTCACTGGGATTACTGGCGTACGTACTGAGTTGCCTGCGGACGTGGTGGATCGAGTGGCTTGGTTGCGCGAGCGAACTGAACTGCCGATCTGCATTGGATTTGGAATCAGCCGTCCCGAACATGTGCGGCTGTTGGCTCCAGTGGCCGATGGGCTGATTGTTGGTTCTGCTATCGTACGAGCACTTGCTGAGCATAGCGACATTCAGCAAGGTCTGGCGGCTGTCCGAACACTTGTTCAACAATTGATCGCAGCGCTAGCCGAGTATACGGACTTGTAG
- the trpB gene encoding tryptophan synthase subunit beta: protein MSPSSSASSKPSATPVTGSSDSGLLTQVPDSRGRFGQFGGRFVPETLTRALDELVVEYAAARRDPKFQSDLDYLLKNFVGRPSPLYHARRLSQLAGGAQIWFKREDLNHTGAHKINNALGQALLAQRMGKTRVIAETGAGQHGVATATACAHFGLNCVVYMGAEDVRRQKPNVFSMNLMGAEVRPVTSGSQTLRDAVNEALRDWMASVETTHYIIGSVIGPHPFPMIVRDFQSVIGREARAQCLEVLQRLPDAIVACVGGGSNAAGMFYPFIQDTQVRLIGVEAGGRSSEAGQHASPLTYGSPGVLHGTLSYVMQDEDGQTSPVHSVSAGLDYPGVGPEHSFWKDAGRVEYTMCRDNQALQTFDTVARREGILPALESSHAIAKALELASSLPADQIVLVCLSGRGEKDAAEIARLTGREY from the coding sequence ATGTCCCCATCTTCGTCGGCCTCTTCCAAACCTTCTGCAACGCCAGTGACCGGTTCATCGGATTCTGGACTGCTGACTCAAGTGCCCGACAGTCGTGGTCGGTTCGGCCAGTTTGGTGGTCGATTTGTACCTGAAACGCTGACGCGAGCTTTGGATGAGCTAGTCGTCGAGTATGCTGCGGCGCGGCGCGATCCTAAGTTTCAGTCCGACTTGGATTATTTGTTAAAGAATTTCGTGGGGCGGCCCTCGCCACTGTATCATGCGCGACGGTTGAGCCAACTGGCGGGTGGGGCTCAAATTTGGTTTAAACGCGAGGATTTGAATCACACCGGAGCCCACAAGATCAACAATGCGCTGGGGCAAGCCCTGTTAGCTCAACGGATGGGCAAAACGCGCGTGATTGCTGAAACCGGTGCCGGACAACATGGCGTGGCCACGGCCACCGCTTGCGCTCATTTTGGACTCAATTGCGTAGTGTACATGGGTGCCGAAGATGTTCGTCGTCAGAAGCCGAATGTCTTTAGCATGAATTTGATGGGTGCCGAGGTTCGACCAGTAACCAGCGGTTCACAAACGCTCCGCGATGCCGTCAATGAAGCCCTGCGAGACTGGATGGCTTCGGTCGAGACAACGCACTATATCATTGGCTCGGTCATTGGTCCGCATCCGTTTCCGATGATCGTTCGCGACTTTCAATCGGTGATCGGGCGTGAAGCTCGTGCACAGTGTTTAGAAGTCTTGCAGCGACTGCCTGATGCCATTGTGGCCTGTGTTGGCGGCGGTTCCAATGCCGCAGGCATGTTCTACCCGTTCATTCAAGACACCCAGGTGCGATTGATCGGAGTGGAGGCTGGCGGACGATCATCCGAGGCAGGTCAGCACGCCTCGCCGCTGACATACGGCAGTCCAGGCGTCCTGCACGGTACGCTCAGCTACGTCATGCAAGACGAAGACGGCCAAACATCGCCCGTGCATAGCGTGTCGGCGGGACTGGATTATCCCGGCGTTGGTCCAGAGCACAGTTTTTGGAAAGATGCTGGTCGAGTGGAATACACGATGTGTCGTGACAATCAAGCACTGCAAACATTCGACACGGTTGCTCGGCGCGAGGGAATCTTGCCTGCCCTGGAATCTTCTCATGCGATCGCAAAAGCTCTGGAACTGGCCAGCAGCCTGCCCGCCGATCAGATTGTGTTGGTTTGTCTGAGTGGCCGTGGCGAAAAGGATGCAGCAGAGATTGCTCGACTGACCGGACGCGAATACTAA
- a CDS encoding class I SAM-dependent rRNA methyltransferase: protein MSQRRTFHHRRPRPGGSPDGRSSPARLPDRLPVECPDEGTLPTAIVTRQTTHPTVYRKRIVQWIGSPPQPGGWVRVGHLDTESGAPELFAYGVYNPKSEVALRLISWHQTAPNQAFWDGLLDRAVSLRTQTLQLDRTTDCYRVIHAEADGVPGLVVDRYGDCLSAEVFSAALAPRAIEIVQRIAARLGTVHWRISPSPHLLSQEGFQWLQRSSPELPSQVVVTENGVRYRVDFQSGHKTGFFCDQRDNRLRLSELCRDRSVLDVCCYTGGFSVMAAARGGAREVTGIDLDAAPLEIARRNAALNQAKVKFTQADAFAFMRDMLRGGRQFDVVVLDPPKLIRNRSELEEGTRKHFDLNRLAMQLVTPGGLMLTCSCAGLLADEQFVRLVRAAARAAGKPSEFNPSAQPRNMQILAHVSASACHPVSANCPETEYLKSLWLRL from the coding sequence ATGTCTCAGCGTCGCACGTTCCATCATCGCCGCCCGCGACCCGGCGGCTCGCCAGACGGTCGCTCGTCGCCAGCTCGATTACCAGATCGGTTGCCAGTGGAATGTCCAGACGAAGGAACGTTGCCGACCGCCATTGTCACGCGACAAACAACCCACCCTACCGTTTATCGCAAGCGGATTGTGCAGTGGATCGGCTCGCCCCCACAGCCGGGAGGCTGGGTGCGTGTAGGGCATTTAGATACGGAGTCCGGAGCTCCCGAGCTATTTGCGTACGGGGTGTACAACCCCAAGTCCGAAGTGGCGCTGCGCCTGATCAGCTGGCACCAAACGGCACCCAATCAAGCGTTTTGGGATGGGCTGTTGGATCGTGCGGTATCACTTCGCACCCAGACATTGCAACTGGATCGGACAACCGACTGTTATCGCGTCATCCATGCCGAGGCGGATGGAGTACCTGGCTTGGTGGTAGATCGTTACGGTGACTGTCTGAGCGCCGAAGTTTTTAGCGCAGCGCTGGCTCCGCGAGCGATCGAAATCGTGCAGCGAATCGCCGCGCGATTGGGTACGGTGCATTGGCGAATTAGCCCCAGCCCCCATTTACTCAGTCAGGAAGGATTTCAATGGCTCCAGCGCTCGAGCCCCGAATTGCCCTCACAGGTTGTCGTGACGGAAAATGGGGTGCGTTATCGAGTCGATTTTCAAAGCGGACACAAGACTGGCTTCTTTTGCGATCAGCGCGACAATCGACTGCGGCTATCCGAACTGTGCCGTGACCGTAGTGTGCTGGATGTGTGCTGCTACACGGGCGGATTCTCCGTGATGGCGGCTGCACGGGGTGGTGCTCGCGAAGTGACCGGAATTGACTTGGACGCAGCGCCGCTGGAGATCGCTCGACGCAATGCGGCCCTAAATCAAGCAAAAGTAAAATTTACACAAGCCGATGCGTTTGCCTTCATGCGAGACATGCTGCGTGGCGGGCGCCAGTTTGACGTGGTGGTGTTGGATCCCCCTAAGCTGATTCGCAACCGCAGCGAATTGGAAGAAGGTACCCGCAAACATTTTGATCTCAATCGGCTGGCCATGCAGCTTGTAACTCCCGGCGGGCTGATGTTGACCTGTTCCTGCGCTGGATTATTGGCCGATGAACAGTTTGTGCGGTTGGTACGGGCGGCTGCGCGGGCGGCCGGCAAACCCTCGGAGTTCAACCCGTCCGCTCAGCCACGCAACATGCAGATCTTGGCTCATGTGAGCGCGTCGGCCTGTCACCCGGTATCGGCCAATTGTCCTGAAACCGAGTATCTTAAGAGTCTATGGCTCAGGCTCTAG
- a CDS encoding PSD1 domain-containing protein: MLWLRLCIGAIAQDQANQPTAPEDTTRAEHFERHVRPLLLENCTGCHSRSVGKVKGGLSMDSRDELLAGGDSGPAIDLANPDGSLLLDAVRRQSLEMPPEKPLSPRNVVILEQWIRSGAFWPQQALPNDKSDNWIATRAANHWAWRPLQSGSPPHTGGQTWPLNPIDAFIWRGLRELELDPVGPASDSQILRRLAVDLTGLPPSLELARTYQQALSSGDRQLAYEQLIDQLLASPQFGVQWGRHWLDLMRYAETLGHEFDYPLHHAWQYRDCVVDGFNDDIPYRQMIVEHLAGDRLSSPRLHRLSGINQSLAATGWWWLGDSVHAPVDIKSDWATRIENQVDVLSKAFLGMTVACARCHDHKFDAISTADYYGLVGIARSTRRQYAITDPTQQISLQRRRMRELMLPADAAAHSAWQAVTPANISQWLTTAIAHWKSLSSDELNQSLPIQSPLYPLRLLVQSSAGDGDPGQDFAARALELSQQLRQLHQQYTQWEANSYLLADFRDGLPSGWTLEAVEPNDWRSERPRVDWFVGHLPMPVRPDVLSSQLWGRRQYLTLRSPDFQVTTPCVCIKMRGKSTQSVTLVDNYFMGEFHGLLFSDLRKPIDQSIDGGWVIHAGDLKKYLGHSAYLSLENDAGAWFEIQQVRCAPQAPPPEPHPWALQILTQQVANPDAFSNLIVEQLQAALAEVISNPATGNPGSLAAVRAMFSTLPERLLDPTEAEQLSTFAKKLQELDSQTPQPTRLTVASEGTPQSVPIELRGDPHRTGQVVPRGCFTSLVSWTEPAHDSSGRWELAQSLTDPKHPLVSRVIVNRVWHHLLGRGLIASPDNLGVLGNRPTHPELLDWLADQFVQHDWSIKWLIRQIVTSQTYQLGSTPAQRHQLLDPDAALWSHRSVRRLTAENLRDAALFTADCLDLSLGGASVPVYLTEQMTGRGRPARSGPLDGDHRRSLYLEVRRNFLNPFLAAFDQPMPSTTVGRRNISNVPAQALSLLNDPLIVHLSQRWADATQPITDPQQRARRMLETAFTCLADTDQISQAVQFVERSGEHGWQELAHVLLNSKAFCFVP; the protein is encoded by the coding sequence ATGTTGTGGCTAAGACTGTGTATCGGGGCAATTGCACAAGACCAGGCCAACCAACCGACCGCCCCAGAGGACACTACTAGGGCAGAACATTTTGAACGCCATGTACGGCCGTTGCTGCTGGAGAATTGCACCGGCTGCCACAGTCGATCCGTCGGCAAAGTCAAGGGTGGTCTGAGCATGGACAGCCGCGATGAGTTGCTTGCCGGCGGCGATAGTGGACCAGCAATCGATCTTGCCAACCCCGATGGCAGCTTGTTGCTGGATGCGGTCCGCCGACAGTCGCTGGAGATGCCGCCCGAAAAGCCACTTAGCCCACGAAACGTCGTAATTCTGGAACAGTGGATTCGATCTGGTGCCTTCTGGCCACAACAGGCCTTGCCGAATGACAAAAGCGACAATTGGATTGCAACTCGCGCCGCCAACCACTGGGCATGGCGACCGCTGCAGTCTGGCTCTCCACCGCATACGGGTGGACAGACCTGGCCGCTCAATCCTATCGACGCATTTATTTGGCGTGGACTACGCGAATTGGAACTTGATCCCGTGGGACCCGCCAGCGACTCGCAAATACTGCGAAGGCTCGCGGTTGATTTGACCGGTCTGCCACCCAGCCTGGAATTGGCACGGACTTACCAGCAAGCACTGTCCAGTGGCGACCGACAGTTGGCTTACGAACAGTTGATCGATCAATTGCTTGCCTCGCCGCAGTTCGGTGTGCAGTGGGGCAGGCATTGGCTGGACCTGATGCGATATGCAGAGACGTTAGGGCACGAGTTTGATTATCCACTGCACCACGCCTGGCAATACCGGGACTGCGTTGTGGATGGATTCAATGACGACATCCCCTACCGTCAAATGATCGTCGAACACTTGGCCGGTGATCGACTAAGCAGTCCGCGCCTCCATCGGCTATCGGGCATCAATCAGAGTTTGGCCGCTACCGGTTGGTGGTGGCTGGGCGATTCTGTACATGCTCCCGTGGACATCAAGAGCGATTGGGCTACGCGCATTGAGAATCAGGTCGATGTGTTATCAAAGGCTTTTTTGGGGATGACCGTGGCCTGCGCCCGCTGCCACGACCACAAGTTCGACGCGATCAGCACGGCCGATTACTACGGGTTAGTTGGAATCGCGCGCAGCACACGCCGACAATACGCCATCACCGATCCCACCCAGCAGATATCTCTCCAGCGACGGCGGATGCGTGAATTGATGTTGCCAGCCGATGCTGCGGCTCACTCAGCTTGGCAAGCGGTGACACCGGCAAACATTAGTCAATGGTTGACCACTGCGATTGCGCACTGGAAATCATTGTCAAGCGACGAGCTGAATCAGTCGCTACCCATTCAATCGCCACTCTATCCGCTACGATTGCTGGTGCAGTCATCAGCCGGCGACGGGGATCCCGGACAGGATTTTGCAGCTCGCGCACTAGAATTGAGCCAACAACTACGGCAGCTCCATCAACAGTACACGCAGTGGGAAGCCAACAGTTACTTGTTAGCCGACTTCCGCGACGGGCTACCCTCTGGTTGGACCTTAGAAGCAGTGGAGCCGAACGACTGGCGGTCCGAGCGGCCACGGGTGGATTGGTTCGTAGGCCACTTGCCAATGCCGGTACGGCCAGATGTCCTCAGTAGCCAACTGTGGGGACGCAGACAGTACCTAACGTTGCGCTCGCCCGATTTCCAGGTCACGACGCCTTGCGTCTGCATCAAAATGCGTGGCAAGTCGACTCAATCGGTGACGCTGGTTGACAACTATTTTATGGGCGAGTTCCACGGATTGTTGTTTAGCGATCTACGCAAACCCATTGATCAATCCATCGACGGTGGTTGGGTGATACACGCGGGCGACCTCAAGAAATACCTTGGCCATTCCGCGTACTTGTCGTTAGAAAATGACGCAGGCGCATGGTTTGAAATTCAGCAAGTGCGCTGCGCTCCCCAGGCACCACCACCCGAACCACATCCGTGGGCGCTGCAAATTCTAACGCAACAAGTGGCCAACCCTGACGCTTTCTCAAATCTGATTGTCGAGCAACTACAGGCCGCCCTGGCTGAAGTCATTTCGAATCCTGCGACTGGTAACCCTGGTTCATTGGCTGCGGTGCGCGCTATGTTCAGTACTCTGCCGGAGCGATTGCTGGATCCGACGGAGGCCGAGCAGTTATCCACATTTGCCAAAAAACTACAAGAATTGGACAGCCAGACCCCGCAACCGACTCGATTAACCGTTGCCAGTGAGGGCACGCCACAATCTGTGCCAATTGAGCTGCGCGGTGATCCACATCGCACCGGTCAGGTCGTTCCACGCGGATGCTTTACGTCGTTGGTCTCCTGGACTGAGCCGGCTCATGATTCATCAGGTCGTTGGGAGCTAGCACAATCATTGACCGACCCCAAGCATCCGCTGGTATCGCGCGTCATTGTCAATCGCGTATGGCATCACCTGCTGGGTCGCGGATTGATTGCGTCTCCAGATAACCTGGGAGTTCTGGGGAATCGGCCCACCCACCCTGAATTGTTGGACTGGTTGGCCGATCAATTTGTGCAGCACGATTGGTCGATCAAGTGGCTGATTCGTCAGATTGTGACCAGTCAAACCTATCAACTTGGCAGCACTCCAGCCCAGCGACATCAACTGCTGGATCCCGATGCGGCTCTGTGGAGTCATCGGTCGGTGCGACGACTAACTGCCGAGAACCTGCGCGACGCTGCGCTGTTTACTGCTGACTGTCTGGATCTCAGTTTGGGAGGAGCCAGTGTGCCAGTGTATTTGACCGAGCAGATGACCGGTCGTGGTCGGCCAGCTCGCAGTGGACCGCTGGATGGGGACCACCGTCGCAGTTTGTATTTGGAGGTCCGCCGCAATTTCCTGAATCCTTTCTTGGCAGCTTTTGATCAACCGATGCCCAGCACTACGGTCGGCCGGCGCAATATCTCCAACGTACCAGCCCAAGCTCTCAGTCTATTGAATGATCCGCTGATTGTGCACCTTAGCCAACGTTGGGCTGATGCAACTCAGCCCATCACCGATCCGCAGCAGCGCGCTCGCCGCATGTTAGAAACCGCCTTCACGTGCCTGGCTGACACTGATCAGATTTCGCAGGCAGTCCAGTTCGTCGAGCGATCGGGCGAGCATGGCTGGCAAGAACTAGCGCACGTGTTATTGAACTCAAAAGCATTCTGCTTCGTCCCGTGA